The following proteins are encoded in a genomic region of Gadus macrocephalus chromosome 19, ASM3116895v1:
- the add1 gene encoding alpha-adducin isoform X2 produces the protein MNGDSGAGVVTAPPPTAPHKERYFDRVDESSPEYQRERNMAPDLRQDFNMMEQRKRVSMILQSPAFCDELETMIQDQMKTGKTPTSLLALQQIADFMTTSMPSMYPAAPQGGMAALNMSLGMVTPVNDLRGSDSISYDKGEKLLRCKLAAFYRLTDLFNWSQLIYNHLTVRVNSDQDNFLIVPFGLLYSEVTASSLVKVNVQGEIVDRGSTNLGVNQAGFTLHSAIYSSRPDIKCIVHIHSSAGAAVSAMKCGLLPISPEALSLGEVAYHDYHGILVDQDESVLIQKNLGPTSKVLILRNHGLVAVGETVEEAFYYIHNLITACEIQVRTLASAGGPDNLVMLDPGKYKQRPRVPETPGDGTSTHPKWQVGEQEFEALMRMLDNLGYRTGYPYRCPALQGKGKKYSDATELPPHAHSHAGSYSYGEDSDSGTRSPLKHSFQRGQRSAAAPPLSEEGADSASSPKAKAKVWTNITHDHVKPLLQSLSSGVCVPSCITNCLWTKEEGQRQAAVANQFIPMNTNPKDVLEMRNKIREQNLQDIKTAGPQSQVLCAGSVTERTFTQDARRSDCTETIEGLEGSSGSYSPAKSFRKGELVTASKAIIEKEYQPRVVINKQGPNPFNRLTDQELDAYRKEVELKQKGPEDEEHPAEEEEEAKQPDPTCTPPSTPVRVEEEESLPDPTSKDESDGATLRQTLPDLTPDDPSDAAPALPEAEDSAPAPVATETVAAPEEEAAATDAVVTDAVVTDAVVTDAAAAEGEEPGEEDGDESPSKSPSKKKKKFRTPSFLKKNKKKAEA, from the exons ATGAACGGCGATTCAGGCGCAGGGGTGGTGACGGCCCCCCCACCCACGGCCCCCCACAAGGAGCGCTACTTCGACCGGGTGGACGAGAGCAGCCCCGAGTACCAGCGCGAGAGGAACATGGCCCCAGACCTGAGGCAGGACTTCAACATGATGGAGCAGCGCAAGAGGGTCTCCATGATCCTGCAGAGTCCG GCGTTCTGCGATGAGCTGGAGACCATGATCCAGGACCAGATGAAGACAGGCAAGACCCCCACCAGCCTGCTGGCCCTGCAGCAGATCGCCGACTTCATGACCACCAGCATGCCCTCCATGTACCCCGCGGCCCCCCAGGGAGGCATGGCCGCGCTTAACATGA GCCTGGGCATGGTGACCCCGGTGAACGACCTGCGGGGCTCTGACTCCATCTCATATGACAAGGGCGAGAAGCTGCTGCGCTGCAAGCTGGCCGCCTTCTACCGGCTCACCGACCTGTTCAACTGGTCCCAGCTCATCTACAACCACCTCACA GTCAGGGTCAACTCGGACCAGGACAACTTTCTGATTGTCCCCTTTGGGCTTCTGTACAGTGAAGTCACTGCTTCCAGTCTG GTGAAGGTGAACGTGCAGGGGGAGATCGTGGACCGGGGGAGCACCAACCTGGGCGTCAACCAGGCCGGCTTCACGCTGCACTCGGCCATCTACTCCTCCAGGCCCGACATCAAGTGCATCGTGCACATCCACAGCTCAGCGGGCGCCGCG GTGTCGGCCATGAAGTGCGGCCTGCTGCCCATCTCCCCGGAGGCCCTGTCCCTGGGCGAGGTGGCCTACCACGACTACCACGGCATCCTGGTGGACCAGGACGAGAGCGTCCTCATCCAGAAGAACCTGGGGCCCACCAGCAAG GTGCTGATCCTGAGAAACCATGGCCTGGTGGCCGTTGGGGAGACGGTGGAAGAGGCCTTCTACTACATCCACAACCTGATCACCGCCTGTGAGATCCAG gtgCGGACCCTGGCCAGCGCTGGGGGTCCAGACAATCTGGTGATGCTGGACCCGGGGAAGTACAAGCAGCGGCCGCGCGTCCCCGAGACGCCGGGCGACGGGACCTCCACGCACCCCAAGTGGCAGGTCGGGGAGCAGGAGTTTGAGGCCCTCATGAGGATGCTGGACAACCTG GGCTACCGGACCGGCTACCCCTACCGCTGCCCCGCCCTGCAGGGCAAGGGCAAAAAGTACAGCGATGCCACCGAGCTGCCTCCCCACGCCCACTCCCACGCGGGCTCCTACTCCTACGGGGAGGACAGTGACTCAGGCACGCGCTCCCCGCTGAAGCACAGCTTCCAGCGCGGCCAGCggtccgccgccgcccccccgctgAGCGAGGAAGGGGCCGACAGCGCCAGCAGCCCCAAGGCGAAGGCTAAGGTGTGGACGAACATAACACACGATCACGTCAAACCCTTGCTGCAGTCGCTCTCGTCCGGTGTCTGCGTGCCAAGCTGTATTACCAACTGCTTG TGGACAAAGGAGGAGGGGCAGCGCCAGGCGGCGGTAGCCAATCAGTTCATCCCCATGAACACCAACCCAAAGGACGTCCTGGAGATGAGGAACAAG ATTCGAGAGCAGAACCTGCAGGACATCAAGACCGCCGGGCCCCAGTCCCAGGTCCTGTGTGCCGGCTCGGTGACGGAGCGCACCTTCACCCAG GACGCACGTCGGTCCGACTGTACGGAAACTATCGAAGGCCTTGAGGGCTCCAGCGGCTCCTATAGTCCTGCTAAGTCTTTTAGAAAG ggggagctggTGACGGCCTCCAAAGCCATCATCGAGAAGGAGTACCAGCCAAGGGTCGTCATCAACAAGCAGGGCCCCAACCCCTTCAACCGGCTCACGGACCAGGAGCTGGACGCCTACCGCAAGGAGGTGGAGCTCAAGCAGAAAGGCCCCGAAG ACGAAGAGCACCccgctgaggaagaggaggaggctaaGCAACCGGACCCCACCTGCACCCCACCCAGCACCCCGGTCCGAGTGGAGGAAGAAG AGTCCCTCCCGGATCCCACCTCCAAGGACGAGAGCGACGGCGCCACCCTCCGACAGACCCTGCCCGACCTGACCCCGGACGACCCCTCCGACGCCGCCCCCGCACTCCCGGAAGCCGAAGACTCCGCCCCCGCTCCGGTTGCCACGGAAACGGTGGCTgcgccggaggaggaggcggcggcgacGGATGCGGTAGTGACGGATGCGGTAGTGACGGATGCGGTAGTGACGgatgcggcggcggcggaaggggaggagcccgGCGAGGAGGACGGCGACGAGTCCCCCAGCAAATCTCCCtccaaaaagaagaagaagttccGCACTCCGTCCTTCCTGAAGAAGAACAAAAAGAAGGCCGAGGCCTAG